The nucleotide sequence TCACATATCCCTCAGGAAGCAGGAGCTTCAATACAGGAACAATCTGATCAATGGGACGAAATCCACACATTGCCGTAATAGGGGTTAGCGCATAGATGACTTCAGCCTTACGATTGGGGTCTTTGTAGTTCCAGAGTTCCTGGGGAAGATGTTTACGGATAATCTCTTCCCAGTCCCATCCTGCCTTTGCCTGTAGCTTATCAGGGTGGACCTGAATGGAGAGGGGTTTCTCAATTGCCAGAACCTTGAACAGAAGTGGCAACTCATCCCCAAAGGATTCCAGGTGGTCCTCGCCGAACCAGTGCTCACTATCTCCTTTCAGGAAGGATGAAAGATTTTGGTTGGTCTCCATAACGATTGCATCCCCTGATGGATGGGTACCTAACCAAAGTTCAGCCTTGGACTTTCCATCTTCCGGAACACCCAACAACGCAGGAATGAATGAGGTATTTCCCCACTCGTACTCCTTGATATGTCCTTTAATCTGTACAATGTCCATATCAGCCTCCAAGACAAAGTATAGTTCGCTTGGCCCCAGAGAGCAAGTAAGCCCACCTTGCTAGGTGGGCCTACTTGGTAGTGAATTGTAGATTACTTGTTCAGGATCTTGGGAAGGAAGATCATGGCTGCTGCAAAGACAGCCAAGGTAACAATCCAAGCTGCCAGAACGTTCAAGAAGATTCCCCCTACGACAAAACCAACCAAGGCACAAGCTGCAGAGGTCACAGCATAGGGCATCTGGGTTGCAACGTGCTCAAGGTGTGGGCACCCGGCTCCAGTGGAACTCAGGATGGTTGTATCACTGATCGGGGAAGCATGGTCACCAAAGACCGAACCACCAAGTACAGCACTCACGCTGATCATAGCTGCATTGAGCAAACCTGCGTCTGCAAGGCCCTTTGCCTGGGCAAGACCGACAGCGATCGGCATAACGATCGGAATCATGATAGCAAAGGTTCCCCAGCTCGTACCGGTTGAGAACGAGATCAGAGCGGAGAGTGCAAAGGCAATAACAGGAACCAAGGCAATCGGGAATCCACCACCGACCACAACATCACTGAGGTAGGCAGCCAATCCAAGGCCACCATCTTCAGGACTGCTCTTGATAACCGTACCAATGGTCCAAGCCATGGTAAGGATGATAAGGGCGGGAACCATACTCTTGATACCGTCGGTAATTGCTTCACTTGCTCCCTTGATCGTAAAAAGCTTACGAGCAGTGTAGTAGATGTAGGTGATCACCAACGTGAAGATTACTGCATAGAACAGTGCCATTGAGGCATCGGTATTGTTGAAGGCATCACCGAGAGACATGGATGCTGCAGCAGCACCGACGCTGGTAATGGTCTCTCCATCTATGGATGAGAGGTAGGTAGTAACAGGGAACAGGATAACTGCTGAAACTATGAGAACGATAATCGGGAAAAGCATGTCCAGAGGCTTTGCCTTTGCTGCATTCACATCCCCATCGATGTCAATTTCACCCGGTGCTGGTCCATATGTCTCGTTGTACAGGTTACCGGTTTCCTTTGCATAGGCAATGCTTTTTGCCATGGGACCGAAATTACGTCCGCTCAGAATGATGACAACTACCATGATGATGGTAAGCAGAGCATACAGGTTATAGGGTACTGACCGGATAAAGAAAGAGAATTCACTGACACCCAAGGCATCAAATCCTTCAGATCCTTTTACGATGGACATGACGGTGATAACCCAGCTGGAGATGGGAACAAGGATACATACCGGGGCTGCGGTGGAGTCCAGGATATATGCGAGCTGTGCGCGGGAAACCTTGTTCTTGTCAGTAATAGGACGCATAACGGTTCCTACTGCAAGGCTGTTGAAGTAGTCATCGATAAAGATCAACAGACCACAGAACCAAGTCATCATGAGGCTGGTCTTCTCGGTGTGCAGCTTGTCTGCTGCCCAGCGACCAAACGCATGTGCTGAACCAGTCTTGCTGAGCATACCAACCAATCCGCCGAGCAATGCACAGAAAAGGAAGATTCGAATGTTCCATCCATCATTGAGGGAACCGGCGATCATGTCGGTAAGATTGATGATTGCTACCAGAGGATTTCCCCCTGCCACGATCAACGCACCAGAAAAGATCCCAAGAAACAGGGAAACCATTACATCCTTGGTAATAAAAGCAAGGGTAATGGTAAGAACGGGAGGAATAAGCCCCCAAATTCCAAAACTCATCATAAGTGACCTCTCATACGGGTGAATACCCTGAAGTGTGATTATAGGGAGACTATATCATGAGTTTTGTAACAAAGAAAAGGTTAAAAAGAGCTTTTTTGTAAATTTTCTTACAGTTTGTTATTAAAATAACATAATCTACAATAGAGAAGATGCTTAGACACGCGAATGCCCTCCTTTCCAGGGAGGGCATTCCGTGAGTAAGAAGCACGACACTAGCGAGAGAAGAGTGAGAATCTCAGTGAAAGTGCATCGATTGGCTTATCACCGATACTCGCTCCATATTCCTGTACAGAGTAGGCAGCATCAATGTGGAAGATCAGAAGATCGAATCCAGCACCGATGGACTTGTAGCCCTGGCTGATACCACCACGCACATCAAGAATGCTCAACAGTCTGACCGATGCTCCAAGGCGGGTCTGTTCATAGAATGCCCGCTTCAAGTCATCACCCTGCAAACCACTCATGGACATGACATCGACAACATCGACTGCAAGAACAGGTCTGATCAGGGAGCCGATGTTCGGTGCCCAGGTAAGTCCTGCGTCCAGTCTCCAATCGGACTCGATAGTCCACTCATCTTCTATGGTATTGGTGGCGCCTGAATCATCAGCATCATCAGTGATTCTGTCCCCAAGAACCTCTTCAGCCCAGTCATTGACTGAATAGTACGTGTTCATGGTGTAGTTACCATTGAAGTTTTTTGCAGCTGCAGACAATCTCAAACCAGCTGGAAGATTTACGTTCACACCAGCAGAGATGGGGAGGGCATACCCTGCAACAATCGGAGTCTCATTGATAAACTTGACTGCTGGATCTGCATCATCATCCGCCATCATATCAGTAATGGACGATGCGCTCTGTGCTTTATAGTATGCCTTATAGACTGCCTGGGCTGTTACACCAAGGTCAATGCTGATCTTGTCAGGTACAATGCCAATCCTAAATCCAAGGCCAGCGGTGGCAGCTGTAGTCACCTGAGCGATCAAGTTGGTACTCAGCATATCAGCACCGGTCTTGTAGGACATAAGGCGTTCCTGAGCCTGCAAGGATAATCCAAAGCTTCCAATCGTCAAGGTGGTGGAAACATCCGTAGTCAGCACATCTCCATATCCTTTCTTGATGGTTGCCAAGAACTTCTGGGCACCACTAACCATTGACTCATCAGTTCCCTCCTCAAATTCCTCAATCGCCCCACTCTCCAAGATTGCCTTGGGACTATAAGCGGTAACGGTTACCGAGGGGAGAGAGAACTTAAATCCACTCTTGGTCAGGTTTGCCGGGTTGATGAGGAAGCTATCGTGATAGCCTTTCACACCCAGTCCTGCACCACCCATGCCCAATACCCGTACACTGGTTCCCACAAAGGGTTCCGCTACCTGGGCATAGACAACATTCGAATCAGGATCGTATGCACTCACTGCAAGCAGAGGAGCCGCAATCATGAACAATGCAATCATTGTAATTATCGTTATTTTTGTTTTCATGGTACCTCTCCTCCCTTAAATACTCGTTGAATCCCAATCATCATACATTGATTGAAGATTGTCTGTATTTGTATCATCAAGCAAATCATCAAGCAAGTCATCCAGCTGTGTAATACCGTTGATTGAATTGAGTGCTTTTAGATTCAACACGATAGCCTCGTAATAGGCATATGTTCTTGGTTTTTCTGTAGTTCCATCATGCAGGAACTGCTCAAACCCACCATAAGAGAATCCTGTAATTGTTGGTTCAACAGGTTCATATCCTTCAGGCATCGTCCCAAGACCAATCTCTGGATTGTCGTCAAGCAACTCAGCAATAATAGCCTCAGGTCTCGGAGAAGTGATTTTCTCACTCGCCCAATATGCGTGATGTTCTGTAATCAGCACAGAGAGAATGTACTTGATCAAGGTTGAGGTATCAAAGTTTGTATTCGGGACCTCTGAAAGCTCCAATCCACTCTTTCTGGCGAATCGTAGTGCATGCTCAATAGCACCACGATAGGCTTTCTGATTCATGAGGAAGCTCTTGTACTTCGATTGAGTATAGGTGAAATCATTTCCACTAACGGTGATTCCCATCACCGGAAGCAGATCGGGAATCAGATTATTAAAGGAGACCATAACATCTCCAAACTCATTATCATCCTCTGCTCTGGAAACAGATTGACTTGAGTCATCGTTCATTCCAGAAAGCAGTGCAGCCAGATCCAACTGACCGGAGAAGTCAATGCTTGCGGCTCCTGAAAGTTGCTCAGCTACCTGGGCAGTAAACAGGGCATCATCTACAATAGTAAGTACTTTCTCTTTGTTCTCTGGAGTTGAAATATCAATTGTACTATCAAGATCATCGCCAGAAGCATCATTCAAGGTAGCAACGGTGTTGGAGATAAGGTTTGTCATCATCTGAAGAACCAGCACATCACCTTGAGTTAAGGTTTCACCCTCCTCAATCTCTGGGAGAGCAAGCTCTGAAAGAGTATCACTCAATTCTTTGTTGTTTGTGGCCAAATCATCCTTCAGCTTTTCCAACGTTGCATTGAACAATATCACCGTACCCTCTGCAGCAGCTTTCTGTTCAGGATCGGTAATTGGAGCTTTCAAGGACTCTACTAACTCTGCAGTCTGGGTAGGAGAAGCAAAAGCAGTTGCGAGGTCGTCTTTGGTCTCTTCCTGTTCAGCCTCAGTTTGGGGCTTGATTATCTTTGTAACCCCATCAGGCACAGTCACGGAAACTCCGAACGTGGTAATATTATCGTCCTTCACAACGGTCTGAGCCGAGTCGCCTGTTCCAATACTTGCAGTGGTTGTCGTCACAGCTGCAGCATTGGCTGTATTGGCTTCAACGAATCCATTTGCAATATACACATTTTCACTGAAATCACCCATTAAACCTGCGATGTCTTGCCGGATGTTGGCATCACATGAGGTAAATGCCAAGGTCAACAGCAGTACCAACAAGATTGGTATTAAAGCCTTCTTCATAACGTCCTCCTCCTGAGGGGAATCCCTTCGTATCGTTTCACTCCCTCACCTCTTCAAGTAAAGGCTATCAGTCCATTTTTCCTAGGGTATGTCATACCCTGTACTAGTAAAACGTCTCTACAGCCAAAGCGTTACACATTTTATGCTAGTTGTCTACTCTGAAACTCCAAAGGACAAGCGGAATTCTTATTTATCCACTTGCCCTTTGATTCTTATCCAATTATTTTGACACTCATTATTTGAAGAACAGGTTTTTAACTACCTCAAGGTTTGCCTTTCGATTGGCTTCTTCACTCTCATACAGCGTGGCAATTCTGTCCTTATAGAACTCGGCTGTCTTGTAGCGAACCAGCTTCATGGTAGAGTTTACCAGTCCATCTGCTTCGCTGAAGGGTTTCTCTATCAAGGCAAACCGAGTGGGAATCCACATATCAGGAATAGCTGTGGCATGAGTTTCATAGGAGTGAAGCTCTGCGATGATTCCATCAAGCGCCTGTTCGGGAGTCGAATATCCTTTATCCTGAATCAGTGAGGTAACATCACTCTCATTGAGGGTAACCAGTGCAGTGGTTATAACCTGATGATCGTTGTACACCATCAGTTGGTTGATGATGGACAAGTGATTGATCATCACCTCCTCGATCTCCTCAGGGCTGTACTTCTCTCCATCCTTGCCAATAAGGAGGGCCTTCGCCCTACCGGTAACCACCAGGAAACCATCTTCGTCGTAGTACCCGAGGTCACCTGTCCAGAGCCAGCCATCTTTAAGAACCTCAGCACTTGCCTTGGGATTCTTGAAATAGCCCTTCATCACATTGTCACCCTTGATGACAATCTCTCCGCGCTGACCAGTCTTTGCCTCGGTGGTCTCATCCACCATGATCTTACAGATCTCACTCTTCGCAACCATTCCGCTGGTACCGAACTTGTACCGATGTGGGGAATTGCTGCTGATAATAGGGGCAGCCTCAGTGAGCCCATAGCCCTGGAAGACAGGGACGCCAATGGCTGCAAAGAAACGCTGTTGCTTTGCTTCCAGGAGAGCTCCCCCTCCCACGCAGTAGAGCATGCGATTTCCAAAGATCTCTCTGAGCTTCGGAAAGACCAGGAGGTTCGCCAATGTGTATGGGAACCAGGTCTTGATTTTCACCCAGGTGCCACCTTTGTGGAAACCATCTCCATTACGGAGCATGCCAGCCTCAAGCCCACGATTGAAAATACCTTCTACAAAGGGTCC is from uncultured Sphaerochaeta sp. and encodes:
- a CDS encoding Na+/H+ antiporter NhaC family protein; translated protein: MMSFGIWGLIPPVLTITLAFITKDVMVSLFLGIFSGALIVAGGNPLVAIINLTDMIAGSLNDGWNIRIFLFCALLGGLVGMLSKTGSAHAFGRWAADKLHTEKTSLMMTWFCGLLIFIDDYFNSLAVGTVMRPITDKNKVSRAQLAYILDSTAAPVCILVPISSWVITVMSIVKGSEGFDALGVSEFSFFIRSVPYNLYALLTIIMVVVIILSGRNFGPMAKSIAYAKETGNLYNETYGPAPGEIDIDGDVNAAKAKPLDMLFPIIVLIVSAVILFPVTTYLSSIDGETITSVGAAAASMSLGDAFNNTDASMALFYAVIFTLVITYIYYTARKLFTIKGASEAITDGIKSMVPALIILTMAWTIGTVIKSSPEDGGLGLAAYLSDVVVGGGFPIALVPVIAFALSALISFSTGTSWGTFAIMIPIVMPIAVGLAQAKGLADAGLLNAAMISVSAVLGGSVFGDHASPISDTTILSSTGAGCPHLEHVATQMPYAVTSAACALVGFVVGGIFLNVLAAWIVTLAVFAAAMIFLPKILNK
- a CDS encoding AMP-binding protein, with amino-acid sequence MKRTIIEMLHEASKRYGDRTYTNTKTDAGWVACSFKKTDVESDYVAAYLLNHGFKPEDTIGILSEGKSSWVTCELGLIKAKMISVPLSIKLTPEEIAFRINHSEAVAFAVSSNTLGNAVKALPMFDHPVMFIYLDEQDERLEKQVREADWKQDVNYVPWETLMLDGANLLEQKPRLVKDAEESIDENDTINICYTSGTTGNPKGIMLTHLNYYVNVHDAIDLFKLPDASMETLVVLPVDHSFAHTVGIYTALIRGITLHFVDSRGSNASIIRNFPKNLVEVNPSFLMTVPSITGSFMKKMMQGIHQKGPFVEGIFNRGLEAGMLRNGDGFHKGGTWVKIKTWFPYTLANLLVFPKLREIFGNRMLYCVGGGALLEAKQQRFFAAIGVPVFQGYGLTEAAPIISSNSPHRYKFGTSGMVAKSEICKIMVDETTEAKTGQRGEIVIKGDNVMKGYFKNPKASAEVLKDGWLWTGDLGYYDEDGFLVVTGRAKALLIGKDGEKYSPEEIEEVMINHLSIINQLMVYNDHQVITTALVTLNESDVTSLIQDKGYSTPEQALDGIIAELHSYETHATAIPDMWIPTRFALIEKPFSEADGLVNSTMKLVRYKTAEFYKDRIATLYESEEANRKANLEVVKNLFFK